The Deinococcus arcticus genome contains the following window.
CGTTTTTCAACCTGGGCATTGCGCCCTTTCCCTGTGAAAAGCAGGGCGCCTGCACAGTGCCGCTGGGAGGTGCCACCCTGGCGGTGCCCGCTGGTACCCCCGCCGCCGAGCAGGCCGGCGCCGTGGCCTTCTGGCAGTTCCTGATGCAGCCTGCGCGCCTGGCCCACTGGGTGCAGGCCACCGCCTACGTGCCGCCCCGGCGCGCCGCCGGGCCCCTGCTGGAAGACTGGTACGCGAAAAACCCGCAGCTGCGCGCGGCGCATGCCCAGATTGGCCGCGCGGTGCCCCGGCCCACCCTGCCCGAGTACGCCGCCTGGACCGCCCTGCTGGAAGAGGCCATCCTGAAAGCCACCACCGGCAAACTGAGCGCCAAGGCCGCGCTGGACGAGGCCCAGAAGCGCGCCGAACGCTAGGCGCTATGCTGGGCGGCGTGGTGCTTGCCTACCTGCTCCTGACCCTGCTGACTGCTCTGGCGCTGCTGCTGTTTCTGCTGCGCCCAGGGCTGGCGCGCGCCGGGGTGGTGTGGGGCCTGGGCGCGCTGCTTCCCCTGCTGGCGGCGCTGGTCGTGGCGCTGGGGCACGGGGGCTGAAAGAAGCTGGGCGCCCGTCTGATACGGACTGCCGTCCATTTCCGTCACATCCGGAAAGACAGGGGATGTGACTTCAATTCCTGGCAATCCGCATTCGTTCCTGCTCGGCTACGCAGCTCTGCGAGTCCTCTGGTCGGAAACATTCCGTCATGTGTGACGGAATGTTTCGGAAGCTGTCTGACGCCAGAACGAATGTGGCCCAGTGCTGACCCGCAACAGGCTGCAAAGGGGCCCGTTTGGAGCGGCTGGCAGTTCCAGATCACCCGCCCCGCCTATTCCCCCAGATACCGCCGCAGGTCGTCAAGGTTGTGGCTGGTGCCAATCACCACCAGTTTGTCGTGGGAGCGCAGTTCGTCCTCGGCGCGCGGCGTCACCTCAATCTTGCCCGCCCGGCTGATGGCGATCACCTGCACGCCAAAGCGGCCCGTCAGATTCAGGTCGCGCAGGGTGCCTTTCAGGCGGTCGTTGGCCTCGATTTCCACGATGGCGTAGTCGCCCCCCAGGTCCAGGGTGTCCACAATGTTCGGGGTGGCGATCTGGCGGGCCAGCCGCACGCCCATGTCGTGTTCCGGGCGAATCACGAGGTCGGCACCAATGCGCTCCAGCACCCGGCGGGCCATCTCGTCAATCGCCTTACACACCACGTAGGGCGCGCCCAGGCTCTTGGCGTTCATGGTCGCCAGGATATTGGCCTGCACGTCGGTGCCGATGGCCACCACCACCACGTCAAAGTCGCCCACGCCCAGGGTGCGCAGGGCGCGCTCGTCGCTGGCGTCTACAATTGCAGCGTGCGTGACAAGGTTCATCACGCGTTCCACGTTTTCTTCGTGCTGGTCTATGGCCACCACTTCGTGGCCCATTTCGTAGAGGGTGGTGGCCACGGCGGTGCCAAAGCGGCCCAGCCCGATCACAAGACATTGTTTGCTTTTCATTGTTAACAGGTCCTTTCTGGTGTGCAGGAAAGCGGCGGGGTCAGCCGATCAGAATGTCCTTGTCGGCCGGGTAGCGCACCGGCACCGTCGAGCGCGGGCGCCCAAAGGCCACCGCGAAGGTGAGCGGACCAATGCGCCCCAGGAACATCAGCAGAATCAGAATCACATGCTGGGCTGGGTTCAGCAGCGGGGTGGTATTCATGCTCAGGCCCACGGTGCCGAAGGCGCTGACCGCCTCGAAAAACAGCTGGACAAAGCGCACGTCGTCCCGGGTGTTCAGGCCCAGCAGCGCAATCAGCATCACGTTGACCAGCCCAATGCTCAGCAGGCCCACCGTCATGGCGCGCAGAATCGTGTCGGTGTCGATGCGCCGCTCAAAGAGCGTGGTATCGCGCCGCCCGCGCACCATGCTCCAGGCCGAGGCCATCATCACGTAGAAGGTGCTGGTCTTGATGCCGCCGCCTGTGGAGCCAGGGTTGGCGCCAATGAACATCAGGATAATCGTGATGAACAGCGTGGTTAGGCCCATGGCGCCGTAATCCAGGGTGTTGAAGCCGGCGGTGCGCGTGGTCACACTCTGGAAGAACGAGGCCAGTACGCGCTCGCCCAGGCCCAGTGGCCCCAGCGTTCTGGGGTTGTTCCATTCCAGCACCAGGTAGGCCACCGTGCCCAGCAGCAGCAGCGCAGCCATCATGGTCAGCACCAGTTTGCTGTGCACCATCAGGCGGTTGCGCCGGGGATTGAGCAGGTGGGCCACCACATTCAGCTGTACCAGAAAGCCGGTGCCCCCCAGGATGATCAGCAGCGCGATCACCACGCTGACCAGCGGATCGCCCACGAAGCCCATCAGGTTATCGCTGTACAGCGCGAAGCCCGCGTTGTTAAAAGCGCTGACCGAGTGAAACAGCGAGTAGAACAGGCCCCGGCCCCAGCCTTCCTGCGGCACGAAACGAAAGGCCAGTAGGGCGGCGCCCACCAGCTCAATCACGAAGGTGTACAGAAAAATGGCCCGGATGAGACCCAGCACCCCCCCGGTGTTCAGTGCGCTGACCTGCTGGGCCAGCCGCAGGCGCTCGGTAAAATTCACGCGGCGCCGCGAGATCAGCGCGAAGGCCGTACCGAAGGTGATGATGCCCAGGCCCCCCACCTGAATGAGCAGCATGATCAGCACCTGCCCCAGCCGGTTGAAATCCTTACTGGGGTCAATGACGTTCAGCCCGGTCACGCACAGGGCGCTGGTTGAGGTAAAGAGCGC
Protein-coding sequences here:
- a CDS encoding potassium channel family protein codes for the protein MKSKQCLVIGLGRFGTAVATTLYEMGHEVVAIDQHEENVERVMNLVTHAAIVDASDERALRTLGVGDFDVVVVAIGTDVQANILATMNAKSLGAPYVVCKAIDEMARRVLERIGADLVIRPEHDMGVRLARQIATPNIVDTLDLGGDYAIVEIEANDRLKGTLRDLNLTGRFGVQVIAISRAGKIEVTPRAEDELRSHDKLVVIGTSHNLDDLRRYLGE
- a CDS encoding TrkH family potassium uptake protein, with the protein product MTRPPRPPRDLSAGRARRRFSPLSRLSPPQLIALSFAVAILVGGALLALPVTHGLNPDGTRRSVNFLQALFTSTSALCVTGLNVIDPSKDFNRLGQVLIMLLIQVGGLGIITFGTAFALISRRRVNFTERLRLAQQVSALNTGGVLGLIRAIFLYTFVIELVGAALLAFRFVPQEGWGRGLFYSLFHSVSAFNNAGFALYSDNLMGFVGDPLVSVVIALLIILGGTGFLVQLNVVAHLLNPRRNRLMVHSKLVLTMMAALLLLGTVAYLVLEWNNPRTLGPLGLGERVLASFFQSVTTRTAGFNTLDYGAMGLTTLFITIILMFIGANPGSTGGGIKTSTFYVMMASAWSMVRGRRDTTLFERRIDTDTILRAMTVGLLSIGLVNVMLIALLGLNTRDDVRFVQLFFEAVSAFGTVGLSMNTTPLLNPAQHVILILLMFLGRIGPLTFAVAFGRPRSTVPVRYPADKDILIG